The stretch of DNA TCGGCGTCTCTGCGGTTGTTGCCCTGAACATCCATCGTGCCCGTGCAACCATCTGTCGCGCAGTGGATCGTCGTTCTTGCCATTGCTAGGTCTCTCGTTCCTGCCACAGGCGGCCCATGCCAGCCTGAGTGGGGCGGCCCCCATCGAGGCGCCTCAGAGAGGCACCTGGATGGAGGCCGGGGCGCGTAGGCCCCGACCGTGAGGTCGCAATTCAGGTACGAACGAAACCGGCGACGTGGCGATGGAGTGCCATCGGGGCAGGCCGGCCGCGCACAATCTCGCGCGAGTACCAAGACCAATCTTCCAGCGCGTCGTCGTCGAGGTAGACGCCGCGGGCTAGGCAGTTGCAGATCCAGGACAGGCGCTGCGGGCTGATACCGGCGTCTTGGAGCCGTTTGCGGTTCTCCACGCGCATGGCCTCTTCCTGGCGCCTGAGCTCCTCGACATACTTGGAGTGCTCAGCTTGTTGCGCTCGCACTGTCGCGATGTGCTCTTTGTACTGCGCCTGCGTCCGCGACAGCGCGTTCAGGCATCGCCCGAGCGAGTACGTCCCTTCGAGATCGCCCTCGGCGCAGTCCGTTGCCTTGATCTTGAATGTCGGCCCCCGCTGCGGCCGCGCCCCGCGTACTCGACGAGGCTGACGCGCGGGTCCAATTTCATCGCCGCCAGCGCGCGCTCAACTTCCTCGTCGGTGATCGTCTCAGCGCGCTTGTTCGCCAGCCACGGCACGTCTTTGTAGATGCCCATCGGTCTCTCCGTCGCAGAGGCGACCCACGCCAGCCCCTGTGTCTCCCAAAGTGGGACACGCTCATGCCTCCGTCAAGCGCGAAATCAAACATGGTAAACGCCGAGACGTGCTGGGGCGTGGCGGTACCGGGAGGGCGACGATGGAATGGCGGGCGGCGGATGAATACGACAGGCAGGAGCGCGAGCGGCTCGGGGCCCTCCCCTTCCGGTAGCGCTACGCCTGGAGGAGGCTCGCCGCCGTCGGGGCGGCCGCCTTGTGCGCAGCCGACTGGCTGTGGTGGCGGCGCGGCTGAGCAAGACCGGGCTTGGAGCTGTCAACGCCGGGTGAGACCGTGGGCCCTGGGACGCGTCGCGGTGCGTGGATCCAGGGCCCCGCAGCCCGGGATGAATTTCGGGCATCGCAGCCCGAGAACAGCCCGAGAAGCAAGAAAGCCCCGAACCGAAGGTCCAGGGCTCCTGCGTGTAAGTGGCTGACCTTGCGAAGGAAAAGCCAGAATTTGATGGTAGCGGAGGAGGGATTTGAACCCCCGACACAAGGATTATGATTCCTCTGCTCTGACCAACTGAGCTACTCCGCCCCGCTGCGGCCGGTGCGTGCCCGCCGCTGCGATGGCCGCGGTATAGGGGGAGGCCGGCGGGCCTGTCAAGGAACTGTCGCGGGCCTTTTTGCGCCGCGCCAGTCCGGACGCGGCGCGGCTGGGCTCAGAGGGCGTCGCCCAGGATCTCGGCGACCTGGGGGATGTCCTTGTCGCCGCGGCCCGAGAGGTTGACGACCATCAGGTGGTCGCGGGGCAGGCTGGGAGCGAGCTCCTTGACCTTGGCGAGCGCGTGGGCCGGCTCGAGGGCCGGGATGATGCCCTCCATCAGCGAGCAGAGGCGGAAGGCCTCCAGGGTCTCCGTATCGGTCGCCGACAGGTAGGTGACGCGGCCCATCTCGTGCAGCCAGGCATGCTCGGGGCCGATGCCCGGGTAGTCGAGGCCGGCGGAGATCGAGTGGGCGTCGGCGATCTGGCCGTCGCCGTCCATCAGCAGGTAGGTGCGGTTGCCGTGCAGCACGCCCGGCTTGCCGCCGGTGAGGGAAGCCGCGTGCAGGCCGCTCGACACGCCGTGGCCGGCCGCCTCGACGCCGTAGATCGCCACCTCGCGGTCGTCGAGGAACGGGTGGAACAGCCCCATGGCGTTCGAGCCGCCGCCGATGCAGGCGACGAGCGAATCCGGCAGGCGGCCCTCCTGCTCCAGCATCTGCGCCTTGGTCTCGATGCCGATGATCGACTGGAAGTCGCGCACCATCGCCGGGTAGGGATGCGGCCCCGCCACCGTGCCGATGCAGTAGAAGGTGTCGGCGACGTTGGTGACCCAGTCGCGCAGGGCCTCGTTCATCGCGTCCTTGAGGGTGCGGGTGCCGGATTCGACCGGCACCACCTCGGCGCCGAGCATCTTCATCCGGAAGACGTTCGGCTTCTGCCGCTCGACGTCGACGGCGCCCATGTAGACGACGCATTTGAGACCGAAGCGGGCGCAGAGCGTCGCGGTGGCGACGCCGTGCTGGCCCGCCCCCGTCTCGGCGATGATCCGCGGCTTGCCCATGCGCCGGGCGAGCAGGATCTGGCCCAGCACGTTGTTCACCTTGTGCGAGCCGGTGTGGTTCAGCTCCTCACGCTTGAAGTAGATCTTCGCGCCGCCGAGATGCTCGGACAGCCGCTCGGCGTGGTAGAGCGGGCTCGGCCGGCCGACGTAATGGGTGAGGTAGGCGGTCATCTCGGCCTGGAAGGCCGGATCGGCCTTGGCCGCCGCATAGGCCTCCTCCAGGGCGAGGATGTTCGGCATCAGGGTCTCGGCCACGAAGCGGCCGCCGAAGATGCCGAAGCGGCCGCGCTCGTCGGGGCCGGTGCGGAACGAGTTCGGATTCTGGGGAGCGGTCACGGCGGGAGCTCTGCCTCTGGAAGGGTTCGCGAAAACAGGTGTCGGCGGGACTTACGCCCTTCGCGCCGCAGGGGCAATTTCCGGCGCGGTCGCACCCCCGGAAGCACTCGCGGCGGCCTTGGCTGGTCCTGCGGCGGCCTTGACTGGGCCTGCGGCGGCTTTGGCTGCCGCCACGAAGGCGGCGATGCGGTCCGGGTCCTTGCGGCCGGGGCTCGACTCGACGCCCGACGAGACGTCGACTGCCTGGGCGGCGGTCACCGCCAGGGCCTCGGCGACGGTCTCGGGGGTGAGGCCGCCGGAGAGCATGAACGGGTGGTCGCGGCCGGCCCCGGCGAGGAGCGACCAGTCGAAGGCGTGGCCGTTGCCGCCGGGCAGGATCGCGCCGGGGGCGGGCTTGGCGTCGAAGAGCAGCCGGTCGGCGATCGCCGCGTAGGGGGCGGCGCGGGCGAGGTCGTCGGCGGTGGCGATGCCGAGCGCCTTCATCACCGGGCGGCCGGTCCGCGCCTTGACCTGGGCGACCCGCTCGGGGCTCTCGGCGCCGTGGAGCTGCAGCCAGTCCGGATCGAGGGCCGCGATCACCGCCTCGATCAGGGCGTCGTCGGGATCGACCAGCAGGGCGACGCGCGCGATCCTCCCCCGCGCCTGCCGCGACAGGGCGGCGCCGAGGGCGAGGTCGACGTGGCGCGGGCTTTTCGGGAAATGGACGAGGCCGATCATGTCGGCGCCGGCGGCGAGCGACGCCTCCAGGGTCTCAGGGGTGCTGAGGCCGCAGATCTTGACGAGGACAGGAGCGGCGAAAGGAGATGCGGTCGACATCCGCCCCCTATACGCCGATCCGCCATCGCCCGCACGTGAAACGGGTGCTCAAGGCCGCCGCGTCAGGCTCTCCCACACGCAGGCGGCGGCGGCAAGGTCCTCGATGGCGGCGCCGACCGACTTGAACACCGTGATCGCCTCGGGACTCTGCCGCCCGGGCGCCTCGCCGCGGCACAGGGCGGCGAGATCGCCCGTCACGGCGTCCGGCGCGAGCGCGCCGGAGAGGATCGCCGCCGCGACGTCGCCGCCCTTCTTGAGGGCGTCCTGCGTGTCGATGTAGACCGGCCCGCGCAGGAGGGCCGCGTCGTCGGCCTCGCGCATCGCCGGCGTGAAGGCGCCGACGAGGTCGAGATGGGTGCCGGGCCGCAGCCAGGCGCCGCGCACCAGCGGCTCGGTCGAGAGGGTGGCGCAGGAGACCAGATCCGCCTCCCCCACCGCCGCCGCGAGGTCGGTAACCGGATAGGCGTTGAGGCCTTCCGCGGCCAGGGTCGCGGCCAGGCGGGCGGCGCCCTCCGGCCGGCGGTTCCAGATCGCCACGTCGCGGATCGGCCGGATGGCGGCATGCGCCCGCACGAGGGCGGGGGCGAGGGCGCCGGCCCCCACCATCACCATCCGGGCGGCGTCCGCGCGGGCGAGGTGGCGGGCGGCGAGCGCCGAGGCGGCGGCGGTGCGCCACAGCGTCAGGCGGGCACCGTCAAGGAGCGCCAGGGGCCGGCCGTCGCGGCCGTCGCAGAGCAGGACCCCGCCCTGGATCGTATCGAGGCCCCGGGCCGGATTGCCCGGAAACAGGGTCAGGATCTTGACCCCGACATAGTCGGCCGTCCAGGCCGGCATCAGCAGCAGCGAGGCCCCGTCGGGCGCGGTCTCGATCGCGTGGTGATGGCGGGTCGGCGCCGTCGCGCCGGCCCGGAAGGCCGTCGCGAGCGCGTCGATCAGGCCGAGCGGCGTCAGCGCCGCGTCGATCTCGGCCTCGCCGATCAGCCGCATCTCAGGCGCGGGGAGCCGGCAGGGCGGTGCGGCCCAGAGTGGCGCCGGCATGGGTGCTGGCCGGGGCGGTCTGGCGCAGGCGCTCGGCCTCGTGGCGCAGGCGGGCGAGCTCGCGGCCCTTGGCGCGGCGGTCGCGGCGGGTATCGCCCTGGCCGAGCCAGGAACCGACGCCGCCGACCACGATGCCGAGGGCGACCGCGGCGAAGATCAGCGCGTAGAGCGGCATCGGCAGGCTGAAGGCCGGCGTGCCGTCCGTGAACGGATCGAAGGACAGCATCACCGGCTGGCGGTTGGCCACCGCCAGAAGCACGACCACGATCGCGATGGGCAGCAGGATCAGGCCCTTGAGGAAGCGGATCATCGGGAAACCCGGTCTTTCAGTCGGTGATGCGGGAGGGAGAGGCGGGACCGCCGGACGGAGCCCCGGAGAGGAAGTGTAACGCGCGGCGGCCCGGAGGCCAGAGCCGACCTGAGATCAAGGGGCCAGGGCCGACCTGACATCGAGGGGCCAGGGCCGACCTGACATCGAGAGGCCAGGGCCGACCCGACATCGAGGGGCCAGGGCCGGCCTCGCGGAGAGCCGGCTCGGGTCAGCTCACGGCGGCCTCGGCCCGGCTCGGCTCGTCGGCGCCGATCCCGGCGGCGTTCAGGCGCAGGCGCATCTCCTTGCCGGTCTTGAACACCGGGATCGCCTTCTCGGCCACCGCCACGGCGGCGCCGGTGCGCGGGTTGCGGCCGCGCCGCGCCTCCCGGCGCTTGACCGAGAAGGCGCCGAAGCCGCGCAGCTCGACCCGGTCGCCCCGGGCGAGCGCATCGGCGATCGTGTCCAGGATGGCGTTGACGATGTTCTCGACGTCGCGCTGATACAGGTGCGGGTTCTGCTCGGCGATCTTGAGCACCAGCTCGGACTTGATCATGGGCGGTATGGTCTCGAGAGAGGCGGGGCCGGCCGGACGATTGCGCGGGAGGAGATGTTTACGGGCGCCAGACCGCGAGCAGGCCGCCCTGGGTCAGGCTGGCCGTCTCGTCGCCGGCCTGCCGCAGCCGGGCGGCGAGGTCGTCGTAGCCCATGAGGCCCGCGCCGGCCGCGGCGGCCGAGAACAGGCCGAAGCGGCTGTCGGAGCGCGGCTTCCAGTCCCGCACCGGCAGGTTCTTCGCCACGCCCTTCTCGCGCTCGAGCCAGGCGATGGCCTGGCGCTCGCTGCCGGTCTCGTCGATCAGGCCCAGCGGCACGCTCTGGCGGCCGCTGAACACCCGCCCGTCCGCCACGGTCTTGATCTGGTCGGGGTTCATCTTGCGGCGGTCGGCCACCAGGTCCTTGAACCAGCCGTAGGTGTCGCCGACGATCGCCTGGAGCGCCGCGCGGGCCTCCGGCGGGGTCGGGTGGAAGCCGCTCGGCTCGGCCTTGAGCGGCGAGGACTTCACCTCGTCGACCTTGACCCCGACCTTGTCGAGGAGGCCCGACACCTCCGGGTACTGGAACAGCACGCCGATCGAGCCGACGAGCGAGGTCTCGCGGGCGACGATGTGATCGGCGGCGATCGCCGTGATGTAGGCGCCCGACGCCGCGGTGCCGTCGACGAAGGCGACGATCGGCTTCTTCTCGGCGAGCGCGCGCAGGTTGCGGAACAGTTCTTCCGAGCCGGTGGTGGTGCCGCCCGGCGAGTTGATCGAGACGACCACGCCCGAGACCGCGCTCGACTCGCCGACGCGCTTCATCAGCTCGCGGGTCTTCTCGCTGCCGGCGATGAAGCCGTCGATGCTGATGCGGGCGATCTGCGGCGTGACGGCGGAGAAGCCCCCGCCCCCGGCCGCCCGCCAGCCGACGGCGCCGGCGGCGACGATCAGCGCCCCGACCCCGATCGCCCGCCACAGCGACAGCTTCCGGCGCAAGGACCGCCGGTCGAGGAGAAGTTCGGCATCGATGGCCATGCGGCGCCCGTATCCTGGTCTGACCCTGGAAGGCCGCCTTCCCCGCAGGAGGTTCCCTGCAAGTCATTGGCGTGCCTCGCTCCCGGGCTGTTCTACCCCCGGCCGTCGCGCAGCGGCAAGACCGGTTTTGCGGGCATTCCCCTCCCCCATCGCGGTAAGGCGGACGCGCGAACGCCCGCACGGGGGGTGTCCCCGCGCGGGCGTTGCCGTCTCGTCGGGGATGTCCGGGCCTCGCGGCCCGGACGGTCCCGTCCTTGCTTCTTGTCGTCTTACTTCTTGTCGCCCTGGCGAGCCTTGAGGGCCGCGCCGAGGATGTCGCCGAGCGAGGCGCCCGAATCGGCGGAGCCGAACTGGGCGATCGCCTCCTTCTCCTCGGCCATCTCGAGGGCCTTGATCGAGAGCTGGACGCGGCGGGCCTTGCGGTCGAACTGCGTCACGCGCGCATCGACCTTCTCGCCGGCGGCGAAGCGCTCGGGGCGCTGGTCGTTGCGCTCGCGGGCGAGGTCGGCCCGGCGGATGAAGGCCTGGAGGTCGGAATCGACGATCTTGACCTCGATGCCGGAGTCCTTGACCTCGAGCACCTCGCAGGTGACGACCTGGTTCTTGCGGATGCCGTCACCGGCATCGGCGAAGGGGTCGCCGGCGAGCTGCTTGATGCCGAGCGAGATGCGCTCCTTCTCGACGTCGACGTCGAGAACCTGGGCGCGCACCACGTCGCCCTTCTTGAACTCGTCGATGACCTGCTCGCCCGGACGGTTCCAGTCGAGGTCCGAGAGGTGGACCATGCCGTCGACGTCGCCCTCGAGGCCGATGAACAGACCGAACTCGGTCTTGTTCTTGACCTCGCCCTCGACCTCGGTGCCCGGCGGGTGCTTCTCGGAGAAGGCCTCCCAGGGGTTCTGCAAGGTCTGCTTGAGACCGAGCGAGATGCGGCGCTTGACCGGATCGACTTCCAGGATCTGGACCTCGACCTCCTGGGAGGTGGAGACGATCTTGCCCGGATGGACGTTCTTCTTGGTCCAGCTCATCTCCGAGACGTGGATCAGGCCCTCGATCCCCGGCTCCAGCTCCACGAAGGCGCCGTAATCGGTGATGTTGGTCACGCGGCCCTTGAGCTTGGCGTCGACCGGGTAGCGGGCGGCGATGCCCTCCCACGGATCGGCGAGCAGCTGCTTGATGCCGAGCGAGATGCGGTGCGTCTCGTGGTTGATCTTGATGATCTTGACCTTGACGGTCTGACCGATGTTGACCACCTCGGACGGGTGGTTGACGCGGCGCCACGCCATGTCGGTGACGTGCAGCAGGCCGTCGATGCCGCCGAGGTCGACGAACGCGCCGTACTCGGTGATGTTCTTGACCACGCCGTCGATGACCTGGCCCTCTTCGAGGTTGGCCACCAGCTCGGAGCGCTGCTCGGCCCGGCTCTCCTCGAGCACGGTGCGGCGCGACACCACGATGTTGCCGCGGCGGCGATCCATCTTGAGGATCTGGAACGGCTGCGGCGTGCCCATCAGCGGGGTGACGTCGCGGACCGGACGGATGTCGACCTGCGAGCGCGGCAGGAACGCCACGGCGCCGTCGAGGTCGACGGTGTAGCCGCCCTTGACCTGGTTGAAGATCGTGCCGGAGACGCGCTCGTTGTTCTCGAACGCCTTCTCGAGCTTGACCCAGCTCTCCTCGCGGCGGGCCTTGTCGCGCGAGATGACGGCTTCACCGAGGGCGTTCTCGATGCGGTCGACATAGACCTCGACCTCGTCGCCGACGGCGATCGGCTGGTCACGGCCGGGGCCCGTGAACTCCTTGAGGGCGACGCGGCCCTCGGTCTTGGCCCCGATGTCGATGACGGCGACGTCCTTCTCGATCGCCACCACGCGGCCCTTGACCACGGAGCCTTCCGTGATCTCGTGCTCGCGGAATGACTCTTCCAGAAGGGCGGCGAAATCTTCGCGGCTCGACGAGGCGGCTTGCAAACCTGCGGACATCAATGCTCCTTTTCGTCCCGCCCTATCCGGGGGGACGGCGCCGGCGGCTCGTATCAACGGGCCGCTTCCGCCCGCCGGAGTCCCGAGGATGTCCTCGAAACCGCCGCTCCCTCGAATGTGAAGGGCGCGGGCCGGCGCATGATCGACGGGCAGAAACGTGTGCTCCGAAGGTCCCGGCCGGGGCGCGGTGCGGACGGGCGCGAGGCCCGGCACGCGGCATCCCGGCATGGGACGACCGGAGTTGCGGCCGATACACGAAAACCGAACTCCCGGCAAGGCGTTGCGGCGGCTCGGCGCGGCAACCTGACGGTGAACTGGCGGCTTGCCGACACGAGCGGGTCCGGGTTACCCATCCCTAGCCTTAAATCATTCTCATGTTCGGGCGTGGTGCGGGGCTTTCGATGCTTCGGCTCGCGGGACGCGTCCCGGGGCGGCGCGTCCAAGATGCATGAACGCACGCCGCATGCACGGCGTGAGGGAGGAGTGCGGCGCCGTCCGGTCCGGGGGCCGGGGCGCCGAGACCGCAATCGACGAGAGGGAGGCGGCGCCGCGACCGGAAGCGTGTCCGCGGGGCGCCGGAGAAGCCTCCCGAAGCCGGAGGGCGACGATGATCAAGCTCAACGTGAACGGTGAGGAGCGCCGCTTCGACGGCGATCCCGAGATGCCGCTGCTCTGGTACCTGCGGGACGAGCTCGGCCTGACGGGCACCAAGTTCGGCTGCGGCGTCGCGGCCTGCGGCGCCTGCACCATCCATGTCGGCGGCACCGCGGTGCGGGCCTGCCAGACCGCGGTCTCGGCCGCCGACGGCCAGCCGGTCGTGACGATCGAGGGCCTGTCGCCGGACGGCAACCATCCGGTCCAGGCCGCCTGGCGCGAGCTGAACGTGGCGCAGTGCGGCTATTGCCAGACCGGGCAGATCATGCAGGCGGCGGCCCTCCTCAAGGAGACGCCGAAGCCCACCGATGCCGACATCGACAACCAGATGAGCGGCAATCTCTGCCGCTGCGGCACCTATCCGCGCATCCGCGCCGCCATCAAGCAGGCGGCGGGGCTGACCCCGAAGGCCGGCCAGGGAGATCGCCTGTGATTCACGACCTCTCCTCCCTCCTCGCGGCCGCCCCGGCCGACGAGCCGGATTCCGCGATCCAGAAGGCCTCGCCGGGCCAGCTCAGCCGCCGCGGTCTCCTCGCCGGGGCCGGCGCCCTGGTGCTCGCCCTGTCGCTGAAGCCCCAGGGCGCGCTCGCCGCCGACCCGCCGAAATTCGGCGCCGACGGCATGCCGCATGGCTGGCGCGACGACCCGACCCTGTTCGTGGCGATCGCGCCGGACGGCACCGTGACGGTGACCTGCATCCGCGCCGAGATGGGCCAGGGCGTGCGCACCTCGGTGGCCTTCGTCATCGCCGACGAGCTCGACGCCGACTGGGGCAAGGTCAAGGTCGTCCAGGCGCATGGCGACGAGGAGCGCTTCGGCAACCAGGACACCGACGGCTCGCGCAGCTTGCGGCACTTCTTCATGCCGCTGCGCCGCGCCGGGGCCGCCGCCCGCACCATGCTGGTCGAGGCCGCCGCCAAGCAGTGGAACGTGCCGGCCTCCGAGGTGACGGCGGAGAACCACGCCCTCGTCCACGCCAAGTCCGGGCGCCGGATGGCTTTTGGCGATGTGGCGCAGGCCGCCGCCACCGTGCCGGTGCCGGACCGCTCGAAGGTGACGCTCAAGGACCCGTCGGCCTTCCGCTACATCGGCAAGGGCCGCGTCGGCCTCATCGACAATGTCGGCATCACCACCGGCAAGGCGCAGTACGGCCTCGATACCCGCGTCGAGGGGATGCTCTACGCCGTGGTCGCCCGTCCGCCGGTCTTCGGCGGCAAGGTCAAGAGCTTCGACGAGGCGGCGGCGCTCAAGGTGCCGGGCGTCGTCAAGGTCGTGACCATCGATCCCCCGGCCCCGCCCTACGAGTTCATGCCGACCGGCGGCGTCGCGGTCGTTGCCCGCAACACCTGGGCGGCGATCAAGGGCCGCGAGGCGTTGAACGCCAGCTTCGAGGACGGGCCGAACGCGAGTTACGATTCCGACGCCTACCGGGCCACCCTGGAGCAGGCTGTGCGCAAGCCCGGCAAGGTGGTGCGCCAGGAGGGCGACGTCGACGCGGCGATGAAGAAGGCGGTCAAGCGCCTCGAGGCCGAGTACTACATCCCCCACCTCGTCCAGGCCCCGATGGAGCCGCCGGCCGCGACCGTCCGGATCGCCAAGGACGGCACGATCGAGGCGTGGGGCTGCGTGCAGTCGCCCCAGGCCGCCCGCGACCGCATCGCCAAGCGCCTCGACATCGACCCGAAGAAGGTCACGGTGAACGTGACGCTGCTCGGCGGCGGCTTCGGCCGCAAGTCGAAGCCCGACTACTTCGTCGAGGCGGCTTTGTGCTCGAAGGCGATGGACGGCGCCCCGGTCAAGATGACCTGGACCCGCGAGGACGACCTGCATCACGGCTACTACCACACCGTCTCGGTGGAGCGGCTGGAGGCCGGCCTCGACGACAAGGGCATGCCGGTCGCCTGGCTGCACCGCAGCGCGGCCCCGACCATCGGCTCGACCTTCGTGGCCGGCGCCAAGGAGCAGATCCCGATCGAGCTCGGGATGGGCCTCGTCAACGTGCCGTTCAACATCCCCAACATGCGGATGGAGAATCCGCCGGCCGACGCGCATGTCCGCATCGGCTGGTTCCGCTCGGTGTCGAACATCCCGCGGGCC from Methylobacterium aquaticum encodes:
- the trpB gene encoding tryptophan synthase subunit beta; its protein translation is MTAPQNPNSFRTGPDERGRFGIFGGRFVAETLMPNILALEEAYAAAKADPAFQAEMTAYLTHYVGRPSPLYHAERLSEHLGGAKIYFKREELNHTGSHKVNNVLGQILLARRMGKPRIIAETGAGQHGVATATLCARFGLKCVVYMGAVDVERQKPNVFRMKMLGAEVVPVESGTRTLKDAMNEALRDWVTNVADTFYCIGTVAGPHPYPAMVRDFQSIIGIETKAQMLEQEGRLPDSLVACIGGGSNAMGLFHPFLDDREVAIYGVEAAGHGVSSGLHAASLTGGKPGVLHGNRTYLLMDGDGQIADAHSISAGLDYPGIGPEHAWLHEMGRVTYLSATDTETLEAFRLCSLMEGIIPALEPAHALAKVKELAPSLPRDHLMVVNLSGRGDKDIPQVAEILGDAL
- a CDS encoding lipopolysaccharide assembly protein LapA domain-containing protein, translating into MIRFLKGLILLPIAIVVVLLAVANRQPVMLSFDPFTDGTPAFSLPMPLYALIFAAVALGIVVGGVGSWLGQGDTRRDRRAKGRELARLRHEAERLRQTAPASTHAGATLGRTALPAPRA
- a CDS encoding (2Fe-2S)-binding protein, with product MIKLNVNGEERRFDGDPEMPLLWYLRDELGLTGTKFGCGVAACGACTIHVGGTAVRACQTAVSAADGQPVVTIEGLSPDGNHPVQAAWRELNVAQCGYCQTGQIMQAAALLKETPKPTDADIDNQMSGNLCRCGTYPRIRAAIKQAAGLTPKAGQGDRL
- a CDS encoding ornithine cyclodeaminase family protein translates to MRLIGEAEIDAALTPLGLIDALATAFRAGATAPTRHHHAIETAPDGASLLLMPAWTADYVGVKILTLFPGNPARGLDTIQGGVLLCDGRDGRPLALLDGARLTLWRTAAASALAARHLARADAARMVMVGAGALAPALVRAHAAIRPIRDVAIWNRRPEGAARLAATLAAEGLNAYPVTDLAAAVGEADLVSCATLSTEPLVRGAWLRPGTHLDLVGAFTPAMREADDAALLRGPVYIDTQDALKKGGDVAAAILSGALAPDAVTGDLAALCRGEAPGRQSPEAITVFKSVGAAIEDLAAAACVWESLTRRP
- a CDS encoding molybdopterin cofactor-binding domain-containing protein gives rise to the protein MIHDLSSLLAAAPADEPDSAIQKASPGQLSRRGLLAGAGALVLALSLKPQGALAADPPKFGADGMPHGWRDDPTLFVAIAPDGTVTVTCIRAEMGQGVRTSVAFVIADELDADWGKVKVVQAHGDEERFGNQDTDGSRSLRHFFMPLRRAGAAARTMLVEAAAKQWNVPASEVTAENHALVHAKSGRRMAFGDVAQAAATVPVPDRSKVTLKDPSAFRYIGKGRVGLIDNVGITTGKAQYGLDTRVEGMLYAVVARPPVFGGKVKSFDEAAALKVPGVVKVVTIDPPAPPYEFMPTGGVAVVARNTWAAIKGREALNASFEDGPNASYDSDAYRATLEQAVRKPGKVVRQEGDVDAAMKKAVKRLEAEYYIPHLVQAPMEPPAATVRIAKDGTIEAWGCVQSPQAARDRIAKRLDIDPKKVTVNVTLLGGGFGRKSKPDYFVEAALCSKAMDGAPVKMTWTREDDLHHGYYHTVSVERLEAGLDDKGMPVAWLHRSAAPTIGSTFVAGAKEQIPIELGMGLVNVPFNIPNMRMENPPADAHVRIGWFRSVSNIPRAFAVQSFINELAHLAGRDPKDYLLDVIGPARIIDPVKIGDAWNYGEDPSRYPFDTGRLRNVIEAVAKGAGWGRKVEKGRGLGIAAHYSFVTYTAAVAEVEVSPKGEVTVQRVDIAIDSGQQVNPERVRSQLEGAVVMGMGLALTAQITFKNGRAVQDNYDTYELTRINEAPKIINVHLVQGGSWDKPLGGVGEPGVPPVAPAIANAIFAATGRRIRQLPMRDKLSA
- the rpsA gene encoding 30S ribosomal protein S1, which codes for MSAGLQAASSSREDFAALLEESFREHEITEGSVVKGRVVAIEKDVAVIDIGAKTEGRVALKEFTGPGRDQPIAVGDEVEVYVDRIENALGEAVISRDKARREESWVKLEKAFENNERVSGTIFNQVKGGYTVDLDGAVAFLPRSQVDIRPVRDVTPLMGTPQPFQILKMDRRRGNIVVSRRTVLEESRAEQRSELVANLEEGQVIDGVVKNITEYGAFVDLGGIDGLLHVTDMAWRRVNHPSEVVNIGQTVKVKIIKINHETHRISLGIKQLLADPWEGIAARYPVDAKLKGRVTNITDYGAFVELEPGIEGLIHVSEMSWTKKNVHPGKIVSTSQEVEVQILEVDPVKRRISLGLKQTLQNPWEAFSEKHPPGTEVEGEVKNKTEFGLFIGLEGDVDGMVHLSDLDWNRPGEQVIDEFKKGDVVRAQVLDVDVEKERISLGIKQLAGDPFADAGDGIRKNQVVTCEVLEVKDSGIEVKIVDSDLQAFIRRADLARERNDQRPERFAAGEKVDARVTQFDRKARRVQLSIKALEMAEEKEAIAQFGSADSGASLGDILGAALKARQGDKK
- the ihfB gene encoding integration host factor subunit beta, translated to MIKSELVLKIAEQNPHLYQRDVENIVNAILDTIADALARGDRVELRGFGAFSVKRREARRGRNPRTGAAVAVAEKAIPVFKTGKEMRLRLNAAGIGADEPSRAEAAVS
- a CDS encoding phosphoribosylanthranilate isomerase, with translation MSTASPFAAPVLVKICGLSTPETLEASLAAGADMIGLVHFPKSPRHVDLALGAALSRQARGRIARVALLVDPDDALIEAVIAALDPDWLQLHGAESPERVAQVKARTGRPVMKALGIATADDLARAAPYAAIADRLLFDAKPAPGAILPGGNGHAFDWSLLAGAGRDHPFMLSGGLTPETVAEALAVTAAQAVDVSSGVESSPGRKDPDRIAAFVAAAKAAAGPVKAAAGPAKAAASASGGATAPEIAPAARRA
- the sppA gene encoding signal peptide peptidase SppA: MAIDAELLLDRRSLRRKLSLWRAIGVGALIVAAGAVGWRAAGGGGFSAVTPQIARISIDGFIAGSEKTRELMKRVGESSAVSGVVVSINSPGGTTTGSEELFRNLRALAEKKPIVAFVDGTAASGAYITAIAADHIVARETSLVGSIGVLFQYPEVSGLLDKVGVKVDEVKSSPLKAEPSGFHPTPPEARAALQAIVGDTYGWFKDLVADRRKMNPDQIKTVADGRVFSGRQSVPLGLIDETGSERQAIAWLEREKGVAKNLPVRDWKPRSDSRFGLFSAAAAGAGLMGYDDLAARLRQAGDETASLTQGGLLAVWRP